From Cellulomonas chengniuliangii, the proteins below share one genomic window:
- a CDS encoding glycoside hydrolase family 6 protein: MSTGASAAPTHVDNPYAGATQYVNPTWSAAVEASAASAGDPTLAAKMRAIKNEPTAVWMDRISAITGNADGNGLKFHLDEALKQRQGSTPLVFNLVIYDLPGRDCYALASNGELPATDAGMARYKTEYIDPIAALLSDPKYQDIRISATIEPDSLPNLITNTSEPACQQAAPYYREGVKYALDKLHAIPNVYTYIDAAHSGWLGWPSNAAPAAKLFADVARSTVAGLASVDGFVTNTANTTPLVEPFLTNPTLQVGGNPVKSASFYEWNDDFDEIDWTAHLHSLLVAEGFPASTGMLIDTSRNGWGGSARPTAASTSTTLNTYVDQSRIDKRVHRGAWCNPLGAGIGERPQATPSGYASSHLDAFVWIKPPGESDGASSEIPNDQGKRFDRMCDPTFVASKLSNQLTGATPNAPLAGQWFDAQFRTLVENAYPVISTNGTTPPPTTPPPTTPPPTTPPPTTPPPTTPPPTTPPPTTPPPAGACAVTYTANSWNTGFTGSVRVTNTGSSALSAWSLTFSFPSGQQVTQGWSATWSQSGSVVTASNAAWNGSLAPNASVEIGFNGTHSGTNTAPTAFSLNGQACSVR; the protein is encoded by the coding sequence ATGTCGACGGGGGCCAGCGCCGCGCCCACCCACGTCGACAACCCGTACGCCGGCGCGACGCAGTACGTGAACCCCACCTGGTCGGCCGCCGTCGAGGCGTCTGCCGCCAGCGCCGGGGACCCGACTCTCGCCGCGAAGATGCGCGCGATCAAGAACGAGCCCACCGCGGTCTGGATGGACCGGATCAGCGCGATCACCGGCAACGCCGACGGCAACGGGCTGAAGTTCCATCTGGACGAGGCCCTCAAGCAGCGGCAGGGCAGCACGCCCCTCGTGTTCAACCTGGTCATCTACGACTTGCCCGGCCGGGACTGCTACGCCCTCGCGTCCAACGGGGAGCTGCCGGCCACCGACGCCGGCATGGCCCGATACAAGACCGAGTACATCGACCCGATCGCCGCGCTGCTCAGCGACCCCAAGTACCAGGACATCCGGATCTCGGCGACGATCGAGCCCGACTCGCTGCCGAACCTCATCACCAACACCTCAGAGCCCGCCTGCCAGCAAGCCGCCCCGTACTACCGCGAGGGCGTGAAGTACGCGCTCGACAAGCTGCACGCCATCCCGAACGTCTACACCTACATCGACGCCGCCCACAGCGGCTGGCTCGGCTGGCCGTCCAACGCCGCGCCCGCCGCGAAGCTGTTCGCTGACGTCGCCCGCAGCACCGTCGCGGGGCTCGCCTCGGTGGACGGCTTCGTCACGAACACCGCGAACACCACGCCGCTCGTCGAGCCCTTCTTGACGAACCCGACGCTCCAGGTCGGCGGCAACCCCGTGAAGTCGGCCTCGTTCTACGAGTGGAACGACGACTTCGACGAGATCGACTGGACCGCCCACCTGCACTCGCTGCTCGTGGCGGAGGGCTTCCCGGCCAGCACCGGCATGCTGATCGACACCTCGCGCAACGGCTGGGGCGGATCCGCGCGTCCCACGGCCGCGTCGACCAGCACCACGCTCAACACCTATGTCGACCAGTCCCGCATCGACAAGCGCGTGCACCGTGGCGCGTGGTGCAACCCGCTGGGCGCCGGCATCGGCGAGCGGCCCCAGGCCACGCCGTCGGGCTACGCGAGCTCGCACCTCGACGCGTTCGTCTGGATCAAGCCCCCGGGCGAGTCGGACGGCGCCTCGTCGGAGATCCCCAACGACCAGGGCAAGCGGTTCGACCGGATGTGCGACCCGACGTTCGTCGCGTCCAAGCTGTCCAACCAGCTGACCGGGGCCACGCCGAACGCGCCCCTGGCCGGCCAGTGGTTCGACGCGCAGTTCCGGACCCTCGTCGAGAACGCCTACCCGGTGATCTCCACGAACGGCACGACGCCGCCGCCCACCACGCCCCCGCCGACGACGCCGCCGCCGACCACGCCCCCGCCCACGACTCCGCCGCCCACCACGCCCCCGCCGACGACGCCGCCGCCGACCACGCCCCCGCCTGCCGGGGCCTGCGCGGTCACCTACACGGCGAACAGCTGGAACACGGGCTTCACGGGCTCGGTGCGGGTCACCAACACGGGAAGCTCGGCGCTCAGCGCATGGAGCCTGACCTTCTCGTTCCCCTCGGGCCAGCAGGTCACGCAGGGGTGGAGCGCCACCTGGTCGCAGTCCGGCTCGGTTGTGACCGCGTCCAACGCGGCCTGGAACGGCTCGCTGGCTCCGAACGCCAGCGTGGAGATCGGCTTCAACGGCACCCACTCGGGGACCAACACGGCGCCGACCGCGTTCTCGCTCAACGGGCAGGCCTGCTCGGTGAGGTGA
- a CDS encoding threonine aldolase family protein, with the protein MTATHDTARRDFASDNYAGVHPEVMDLLAEANGGHQVAYGDDEWTARLQDVLRRQFGSAALGYPVFNGTGANVLSLQSMLPRWGAVVCADSAHINTDENGAPERVGGLKLLTTPSPDGKLTPELVARQAWGWGDTHRAQPGVVSITQATELGTVYTPQEIRDLADQAHSLGMRLHLDGSRLANAAASLGVPLRALTTDVGVDVLSLGGTKNGLMMGEAVVVLDPEAVTGIDYLRKLDMQLASKMRFVSAQLVALFDGDLWQRSASHANAMAARLSEGARAVAGVRITQPTQSNAVFAVLPPGAADRLREYRRFYDWNPATGEVRWMCAFDTTPQDVDDFLDALRAAVA; encoded by the coding sequence GTGACAGCGACCCACGACACCGCCCGACGCGACTTCGCCTCCGACAACTACGCGGGTGTCCACCCCGAGGTGATGGACCTCCTGGCCGAGGCCAACGGCGGGCACCAGGTGGCTTACGGCGACGACGAATGGACCGCGCGACTCCAGGACGTCCTGCGACGTCAGTTCGGGTCCGCTGCCCTCGGCTACCCGGTGTTCAACGGGACCGGGGCGAATGTGCTGTCTCTGCAGTCGATGCTCCCGCGGTGGGGAGCGGTGGTGTGCGCGGACAGCGCGCACATCAACACCGATGAGAACGGCGCCCCCGAGCGCGTTGGCGGACTCAAGCTGCTGACCACGCCGTCGCCCGACGGCAAGCTCACCCCCGAGCTCGTCGCCCGGCAGGCCTGGGGCTGGGGCGACACGCACCGCGCCCAGCCCGGCGTGGTGTCGATCACCCAAGCCACCGAGCTCGGCACGGTGTACACCCCGCAGGAGATCCGCGACCTGGCCGACCAGGCGCACAGCCTGGGGATGCGCCTGCACCTCGACGGCTCGCGGCTGGCCAACGCGGCCGCCTCCCTCGGCGTCCCCCTGCGGGCGTTGACCACGGACGTCGGGGTCGACGTGCTGTCGCTTGGCGGCACCAAGAACGGGCTGATGATGGGGGAGGCCGTCGTCGTCCTCGATCCCGAGGCCGTCACGGGCATCGACTACCTGCGCAAGCTCGACATGCAGCTCGCCTCGAAGATGCGCTTCGTCTCGGCGCAGCTGGTGGCCCTGTTCGACGGGGACCTGTGGCAGCGATCGGCCTCGCACGCCAACGCGATGGCTGCCCGCCTGAGCGAGGGCGCGCGTGCCGTCGCCGGGGTGCGGATCACGCAGCCCACGCAGTCGAACGCGGTCTTCGCCGTGCTGCCGCCTGGCGCCGCCGACCGGCTGCGCGAGTACCGCCGGTTCTACGACTGGAACCCCGCCACCGGCGAGGTGCGCTGGATGTGCGCGTTCGACACGACCCCGCAGGACGTGGACGACTTCCTCGACGCCCTGCGGGCCGCGGTCGCCTGA
- a CDS encoding Fur family transcriptional regulator, producing the protein MTVVQRNTRQRAEVIALLDGLDEFRSAQQLHELLRARGSSVGLATVYRAVQTLSESGEVDVLRSPDGEAVYRRCERRSHHHHLVCRHCGRAVEIDGPGTEAWADQVAASHDFADVEHTIELVGTCAECRAAEAEARARASAELAAPPAPEGRA; encoded by the coding sequence ATGACGGTGGTGCAGCGCAACACGCGGCAGCGCGCCGAGGTGATCGCACTGCTCGACGGGCTCGACGAGTTCCGCAGCGCGCAGCAGCTTCATGAGCTGCTTCGGGCGCGCGGTTCGAGCGTGGGCCTGGCCACCGTGTACCGCGCGGTGCAGACGCTGAGCGAGAGCGGCGAGGTCGACGTCCTCCGGTCGCCGGACGGCGAGGCGGTCTACCGCCGGTGCGAGCGCCGCAGCCACCATCACCACCTCGTCTGCCGGCACTGCGGGCGCGCGGTCGAGATCGACGGGCCGGGCACCGAGGCCTGGGCCGACCAGGTCGCCGCGTCGCACGACTTCGCCGACGTCGAGCACACGATCGAGTTGGTCGGCACCTGCGCGGAGTGCCGCGCCGCGGAGGCCGAGGCACGGGCGCGCGCCTCGGCAGAGCTGGCGGCGCCACCGGCCCCCGAGGGCCGGGCCTGA
- a CDS encoding HU family DNA-binding protein codes for MSVNRTELVQAIAAKAGLTNTAADAALKAFQEVLVEQLAAGESVTIPGLLAVSRADRAARTGINPQTGEKLEIPAGFRVKLTAGSALKRAVAAK; via the coding sequence GTGAGCGTCAACCGCACCGAGCTCGTCCAGGCCATCGCCGCCAAGGCCGGCCTGACCAACACCGCCGCCGACGCGGCGCTCAAGGCCTTCCAGGAGGTCCTGGTCGAGCAGCTTGCCGCCGGCGAGAGCGTCACCATCCCCGGCCTGCTCGCGGTGTCGCGCGCCGACCGTGCCGCGCGCACGGGCATCAACCCGCAGACGGGTGAGAAGCTCGAGATCCCCGCCGGCTTCCGCGTGAAGCTGACGGCGGGCAGCGCCCTCAAGCGCGCCGTGGCCGCCAAGTAA
- a CDS encoding PHP domain-containing protein: MGSKQAVASQADAVAALRRVAFLLERAQASAYRSDAFRHAARAIERMDADELQARLDGNSLTDLPGIGDRTASIAVAAARGEPVEYLERLEAEDAASREPRPGDALRARLRGDLHTHTDASDGGSPIQEMVLAAIEIGHEYMAVTDHSPRLTVANGLSAARLRAQLDQIAALNRAVAPFRVLTGIEVDILDDGSLDQDPELLARLDVVVASVHSKLRMDRAAMTRRMVAAVGNPHVDVLGHLTGRQLTGRRQRPASEFDAEAVLSACAENGVAVEVNCRPDRLDPPHALFEQAIELGCLFTIDSDAHAPGQLDWQIAGCDRAATHGLDADRVIDAWPLDELLDRLSARV; this comes from the coding sequence ATGGGATCGAAGCAGGCGGTCGCGTCGCAGGCCGACGCCGTCGCCGCCCTCCGCCGCGTTGCCTTCTTGCTCGAGCGGGCGCAGGCCAGCGCCTACCGCAGCGACGCGTTCCGGCACGCGGCACGAGCCATCGAGCGGATGGACGCCGACGAGTTGCAGGCTCGGCTCGACGGGAACTCGCTCACCGACCTGCCCGGGATCGGGGACCGCACGGCGTCGATCGCGGTGGCCGCGGCGCGCGGGGAGCCGGTGGAGTACCTCGAACGGCTCGAGGCGGAGGACGCCGCCAGTCGTGAGCCTCGGCCGGGCGACGCGCTGCGGGCGCGACTGCGCGGCGACCTGCACACTCACACCGACGCCAGCGACGGCGGGTCACCGATACAGGAGATGGTGCTCGCGGCGATCGAGATCGGGCATGAGTACATGGCGGTCACCGACCACTCGCCACGCCTGACGGTGGCCAACGGGCTGTCCGCGGCGCGGCTGCGGGCCCAGCTCGACCAGATCGCCGCGCTCAACCGCGCGGTCGCCCCGTTCCGGGTGCTCACCGGGATCGAGGTCGACATCCTCGACGACGGTTCGCTCGACCAGGACCCAGAACTCCTCGCGAGGCTCGACGTGGTGGTCGCCTCGGTGCACTCCAAGCTGCGGATGGACCGGGCGGCCATGACACGGAGGATGGTCGCCGCGGTCGGCAACCCGCACGTGGACGTGCTCGGGCACCTCACGGGCCGCCAGCTCACCGGCCGGCGGCAGCGCCCGGCGAGCGAGTTCGACGCCGAGGCCGTGCTGTCCGCGTGCGCGGAGAACGGCGTGGCGGTCGAGGTCAACTGCCGCCCTGACCGGCTCGACCCGCCGCACGCCCTGTTCGAGCAGGCGATCGAGCTCGGCTGCCTGTTCACCATCGACTCCGACGCCCACGCTCCCGGACAACTCGACTGGCAGATCGCGGGGTGCGACCGCGCCGCCACGCACGGACTGGACGCGGATCGGGTCATCGACGCGTGGCCGCTCGACGAGCTGCTGGACAGGCTCTCCGCCCGAGTGTGA
- a CDS encoding Ku protein — protein sequence MRAIWKGAVAFGLVNVPVKLYAATGEHQVPLHQVHRADGGRIRYRKTCSVCGESVEMTDIAKGYETADGELVILTDEDLAQLPLATEREIEVVEFVPQEQVDPILLAKTYYLEPERTAVKPYALLREALATTERMAVVKVALRQRESMAVLRVRDDVICLQTLLWPDEVRAADFPVLEGDVQVRPQELAMASSLVESLAADFDPSGFEDSYEGALESLIEAKVAAGSTQGVPEVEGAGRRDSDGAEVVDLLAALQRSVEKARGGRPEKQAAGTSRGRGSGAEPKERATAKRGSRAKTSAGASADGDTAAEERATGTEGAAPARGGGRGGGSGRKKAAASGKPAASRSSAKQDEGDGASSSTARRAKRRAS from the coding sequence GTGCGCGCGATCTGGAAGGGCGCGGTGGCCTTCGGGCTGGTCAACGTCCCCGTCAAGCTGTACGCCGCCACCGGCGAGCACCAGGTTCCACTGCACCAGGTGCACCGCGCCGACGGTGGGCGCATCCGGTACCGCAAGACCTGCAGCGTGTGCGGCGAGTCGGTGGAGATGACGGACATCGCCAAGGGTTACGAGACGGCCGACGGCGAGCTGGTGATTCTCACCGACGAGGATTTAGCCCAGCTGCCGCTCGCCACCGAGCGGGAGATCGAGGTCGTCGAGTTCGTCCCCCAGGAGCAGGTCGACCCGATCTTGCTGGCCAAGACGTACTACCTCGAGCCTGAGCGGACCGCGGTGAAGCCGTACGCGCTGCTGCGCGAGGCGCTGGCGACCACGGAGCGGATGGCGGTGGTCAAGGTCGCCCTGCGGCAGCGCGAGTCGATGGCTGTGCTGCGGGTGCGTGACGACGTGATCTGCCTGCAGACGCTCCTGTGGCCGGACGAGGTGCGGGCCGCCGACTTCCCCGTGCTCGAGGGGGACGTGCAGGTCAGGCCCCAGGAGCTCGCGATGGCGTCCTCCCTCGTGGAGTCCCTCGCCGCGGACTTCGACCCCTCCGGGTTCGAGGACTCGTACGAGGGCGCGCTCGAGAGCCTCATCGAGGCGAAGGTCGCGGCTGGCAGCACGCAGGGCGTCCCCGAGGTCGAGGGCGCTGGGCGTCGGGACTCCGACGGCGCCGAGGTGGTCGACCTGCTCGCCGCCTTGCAGCGCAGCGTCGAGAAGGCCCGGGGCGGGCGTCCCGAGAAGCAGGCCGCGGGGACGTCCCGCGGCCGCGGCTCCGGCGCCGAGCCGAAGGAGCGCGCGACGGCCAAGAGGGGCAGTCGCGCGAAGACGTCCGCCGGGGCCTCCGCCGATGGGGACACGGCCGCCGAGGAGCGCGCCACGGGCACGGAGGGCGCAGCGCCGGCCCGCGGGGGAGGACGCGGTGGGGGCAGCGGGCGGAAGAAGGCGGCCGCCTCCGGCAAGCCCGCCGCGTCCCGCAGTTCGGCGAAGCAGGACGAGGGAGACGGCGCCTCCTCCAGCACAGCGCGGCGCGCCAAGCGCCGGGCATCCTGA
- a CDS encoding DNA ligase: MLATGADPSAGLPSGPEWAFEVKWDGVRALADTTRGTLRLLSRTERDITVAYPELASLASVQGAVLDGEVVAMSGGVPSFEALAERMHVRDPARAERLAHELPVSYLVFDVLSLYGVDVTRRSFDERRATLERITLPPPAQLSPVYDDGDELWQVTREHGLEGVVAKRRASVYQPGRRSRDWVKAAHRTTRTALVAGWRPPTAGAGVIGAVLLAAPDEEGRLRYLGRAGSGIAGPLERQLAHLLGPLRQAASPLDDAVPPVDARGTVWCDPVVGVDVAYLHRTAAGRLRHPVVRGVRDDTGIDPWEDL, encoded by the coding sequence ATGCTCGCCACCGGAGCGGACCCCAGCGCCGGACTCCCGTCCGGTCCCGAGTGGGCCTTCGAGGTCAAGTGGGACGGCGTGCGCGCGCTCGCGGACACCACCCGCGGGACGCTGCGGCTGCTCAGCCGCACGGAGCGGGACATCACCGTCGCCTACCCGGAGCTCGCGTCCCTGGCCTCCGTCCAAGGCGCCGTCCTGGACGGGGAAGTGGTCGCCATGTCCGGCGGCGTGCCGTCCTTCGAGGCGCTCGCGGAGCGCATGCACGTGCGCGATCCCGCCCGCGCCGAGCGCCTCGCCCACGAGCTCCCCGTCTCCTACCTCGTGTTCGACGTCCTGAGCCTGTACGGCGTCGACGTCACCCGACGGTCCTTCGACGAGCGCCGCGCCACGCTGGAGCGGATCACGCTGCCCCCGCCCGCGCAGCTCTCCCCCGTGTACGACGACGGCGACGAGCTCTGGCAGGTCACCCGGGAGCACGGCCTCGAAGGAGTCGTCGCCAAACGCCGGGCGTCCGTCTACCAGCCCGGCCGCCGGTCCCGCGACTGGGTCAAGGCCGCCCACCGCACCACCCGCACGGCCCTCGTCGCAGGCTGGCGGCCGCCGACCGCCGGCGCCGGGGTCATCGGGGCGGTGCTGCTCGCCGCCCCCGACGAGGAGGGCCGGCTGCGGTACCTGGGCCGGGCAGGCAGCGGCATCGCCGGGCCGCTCGAGCGGCAGCTCGCCCACCTGCTCGGGCCGCTGCGCCAGGCCGCCAGCCCTCTCGACGACGCCGTCCCGCCGGTCGACGCGCGGGGCACGGTGTGGTGCGATCCGGTGGTGGGCGTCGACGTCGCGTACCTGCACCGCACCGCCGCGGGCCGGCTGCGCCACCCCGTCGTCCGCGGAGTGCGCGACGACACCGGCATCGACCCCTGGGAGGACCTGTGA
- the ligD gene encoding non-homologous end-joining DNA ligase has protein sequence MSPADDVQTVDVDGQRVRLTHLDRVMYPSVQMTKAEVIQYVTQVAPALLGQLRDRPVTRIRFPEGVDGERFFEKNIPAGAPEWVRRQTLPAAPGTDDEGKDLTYPFLDDLAGLVWAANQGALELHTPQWQVGPRGGIRPPDRLVIDLDPGPPAGLDECARVAHIVADRLAEDGLTTVPVTSGSKGMQLYAPLPGRRGAMEVREYAKALAHELASAHPRLIVALMRKDIRGGKVLLDWSQNHPSKTTITPYSLRGRELPAVAAPRRWEEIEPGLAQLGPDEVVRRLAEDGDPLAP, from the coding sequence GTGAGCCCCGCAGACGACGTGCAAACCGTCGACGTCGACGGCCAGCGGGTGCGGCTGACGCACCTGGACCGTGTCATGTACCCGTCAGTCCAGATGACGAAGGCCGAGGTGATCCAGTACGTCACGCAGGTCGCGCCCGCGCTGCTCGGCCAGCTGCGCGACCGGCCGGTCACGAGGATCCGCTTCCCCGAGGGCGTCGACGGCGAGCGGTTCTTCGAGAAGAACATCCCCGCGGGCGCCCCGGAGTGGGTCCGCCGGCAGACGCTGCCCGCCGCCCCCGGCACGGACGACGAGGGCAAGGACCTCACCTACCCCTTCCTCGACGACCTGGCCGGGCTCGTCTGGGCCGCCAACCAGGGCGCCCTCGAGCTCCACACCCCGCAGTGGCAGGTCGGCCCCCGCGGCGGGATACGCCCGCCCGACCGCCTCGTCATCGACCTCGACCCCGGCCCGCCCGCCGGACTCGACGAGTGCGCCCGGGTGGCCCACATCGTCGCCGACCGACTCGCTGAGGACGGGCTGACCACTGTTCCCGTCACCTCCGGCAGCAAGGGCATGCAGCTGTACGCCCCGCTGCCGGGCCGGCGCGGAGCGATGGAGGTGCGGGAGTACGCCAAGGCGCTCGCGCACGAGCTCGCGTCTGCCCACCCCCGCCTGATCGTGGCCCTGATGCGCAAGGACATCCGCGGCGGCAAGGTGCTCCTGGACTGGTCGCAGAACCACCCGTCGAAGACCACGATCACCCCCTACTCACTGCGGGGCAGGGAGTTGCCGGCCGTCGCCGCTCCGCGCCGCTGGGAGGAGATCGAGCCCGGCCTGGCCCAGCTCGGCCCCGACGAGGTCGTGCGCCGTCTGGCGGAGGACGGCGACCCGCTGGCGCCCTGA
- a CDS encoding DUF4126 domain-containing protein encodes MFEILAGTGLATAAGLNAYVPLLVLGALARWTDLISTPSGWEWLTDGWVLTALGALLLLEVVADKIPGVDHVNDVVQTIVRPGAGGIAFGAGMGTQDVVVTDPGGFVASGQWVPVAVGIALALAVHAAKALARPLVNAATFGLGAPLLSAAEDAASVTLSLAALLAPLLVVGLIATGVLAWWRWRRSRASAAQGEPPADAPSAKVRQRGGRTVPPPAVAENAKEGST; translated from the coding sequence ATGTTCGAGATCCTCGCCGGGACGGGCCTCGCCACCGCGGCGGGCCTCAACGCCTACGTGCCGCTGCTCGTGCTCGGCGCGTTGGCCCGCTGGACCGACCTGATCAGCACGCCCTCCGGTTGGGAGTGGCTCACCGACGGCTGGGTCCTCACCGCGCTGGGCGCCCTGCTCCTGCTGGAGGTCGTCGCGGACAAGATCCCCGGCGTGGACCACGTCAACGACGTGGTGCAGACGATCGTGCGACCTGGCGCCGGCGGCATCGCCTTCGGCGCCGGCATGGGCACCCAAGATGTCGTCGTCACCGACCCAGGTGGGTTCGTGGCCTCCGGGCAGTGGGTCCCGGTGGCCGTGGGGATCGCCCTGGCGCTCGCGGTCCATGCCGCGAAGGCGCTTGCACGGCCGTTGGTCAACGCGGCGACGTTCGGGCTGGGCGCCCCGCTGCTCAGCGCCGCCGAGGACGCGGCCAGCGTCACGCTCTCGCTGGCCGCGCTGCTAGCGCCGCTGCTGGTCGTGGGCCTGATCGCGACAGGCGTCCTGGCCTGGTGGCGCTGGCGCCGCTCCCGGGCCTCGGCAGCCCAGGGCGAGCCGCCAGCGGATGCGCCTTCCGCGAAGGTGCGGCAGCGTGGGGGCCGCACGGTCCCGCCACCCGCGGTGGCCGAGAACGCGAAGGAAGGATCCACATGA
- a CDS encoding Dps family protein yields the protein MARSDLPKYTVPGLTPEEGAATAAILQDRLNSLNDLALTLKHIHWNVVGPQFIAVHEMLDPQVDAVREMVDETAERIATLGVAPEGTPGFIVKNRTWDDYAIGRAGAIDHLGALDEVYDGVISSHRTAMEETEKLDDVTNDLIVGQLRQLELFQWFVRAHLESAGGRLSTQGAETEKQAASKAGAAAKR from the coding sequence ATGGCCCGCTCCGACCTGCCCAAGTACACCGTCCCCGGCCTCACCCCCGAGGAGGGCGCCGCCACGGCCGCGATCTTGCAGGATCGGCTGAACTCTCTGAACGACCTGGCGTTGACGCTCAAGCACATCCACTGGAACGTCGTCGGCCCCCAGTTCATCGCGGTGCACGAGATGCTCGACCCGCAGGTGGACGCGGTGCGGGAGATGGTCGACGAGACGGCTGAGCGGATCGCCACGCTCGGGGTCGCGCCCGAGGGCACGCCCGGGTTCATCGTCAAGAACCGCACGTGGGACGACTACGCGATCGGTCGCGCTGGGGCGATCGATCACCTGGGCGCCCTCGACGAGGTGTACGACGGCGTTATCTCCTCGCACCGCACGGCCATGGAGGAGACGGAGAAGCTCGACGACGTGACGAACGACCTGATCGTCGGCCAGCTTCGCCAGCTCGAGTTGTTCCAGTGGTTCGTCCGCGCCCACCTGGAATCGGCGGGCGGCCGTCTCAGCACACAGGGCGCCGAGACGGAGAAGCAGGCGGCCAGCAAGGCGGGGGCCGCCGCGAAGCGCTGA
- a CDS encoding pirin family protein produces the protein MTNLETQPQESELHADQPGQQGSGVQLLEPREVPLGGVRGMRVRRTLPQRGLPMVGAWCFLDEFGPVDVDMRVLPHPHTGLQTVTWPLVGEIRHRDSAGSDVVVRPGQLNLMTAGRGVAHSEMSLGDRPLLHGVQLWIALPSAAADITPRFEQHTDLPVLAHDGLRATVLVGELEGARSAATVHSPLIGVELALSPGASTALPLRPGFEHALLVLDGALEADGVRQAPGPLRHLATGLGRLALRSEHGARALLIGGEPFAEDLVMWWNFLGRSHADILEARDDWERRDGTRFGAVAGHGDARIPAPDLPRVRLTPRRRRRP, from the coding sequence GTGACGAACCTCGAGACGCAGCCTCAGGAGTCCGAGCTCCACGCCGACCAGCCCGGGCAACAGGGCTCGGGCGTCCAGCTCCTCGAGCCCCGGGAGGTGCCGCTCGGTGGCGTCCGGGGGATGCGCGTGCGACGCACGCTCCCCCAGCGCGGCCTGCCCATGGTCGGCGCGTGGTGCTTCCTGGACGAGTTCGGGCCGGTGGACGTCGATATGCGGGTGCTGCCGCATCCGCACACCGGCCTGCAGACCGTCACCTGGCCGCTCGTCGGGGAGATCCGCCACCGTGACAGCGCGGGCAGCGACGTGGTGGTCCGGCCCGGCCAGCTCAACCTGATGACGGCGGGCCGCGGGGTCGCGCACTCCGAGATGTCCCTGGGCGACCGGCCCCTCCTGCACGGCGTCCAGTTGTGGATCGCGCTGCCGTCCGCGGCCGCGGACATCACCCCCCGGTTCGAGCAGCACACCGACCTCCCGGTGCTGGCCCACGACGGGCTGCGCGCGACGGTGCTCGTCGGGGAGCTCGAGGGGGCGCGCTCAGCCGCGACCGTGCACAGCCCTCTGATTGGCGTGGAGCTGGCGTTGTCCCCGGGGGCCTCGACCGCGCTGCCGTTGCGGCCCGGGTTCGAGCACGCGCTCCTCGTGCTCGACGGCGCCCTCGAGGCGGACGGGGTCCGCCAGGCGCCGGGGCCACTGCGCCACCTCGCCACCGGGCTAGGCCGGTTGGCTCTGCGCTCGGAGCACGGCGCGCGGGCGCTGCTGATCGGCGGCGAGCCCTTCGCGGAAGACCTCGTCATGTGGTGGAACTTCCTGGGGCGCAGCCACGCCGACATCCTCGAGGCCCGCGACGACTGGGAGCGGCGCGACGGGACGAGGTTCGGCGCGGTGGCCGGCCACGGCGACGCGCGCATCCCCGCGCCGGACCTCCCCCGCGTCCGGCTGACCCCGCGCCGCCGGCGCCGCCCCTGA